From the genome of Borrelia hispanica CRI, one region includes:
- a CDS encoding DUF226 domain-containing protein, which yields MQCPLERLRARKIEIEPTNKNKKNNTFIKIEKINDRTMYHTKITKDFYVFGANRKQKNKFLICMRDIFKSEKINAFNLFSIKGNDRFLGMYYGYKDLEKPIIINYKNDTLGTNQSIKMFKVCYVEFRFKQGSVFCYIKCMKNLLKKEKKNQKYCEILFNHLIDLEKKVYEFYDKTLPKGGIVVKWIEKNQK from the coding sequence CTTTAGAACGTTTAAGAGCAAGAAAAATAGAGATTGAACCAACAAATAAAAATAAAAAAAACAATACTTTTATTAAAATAGAGAAAATAAATGATAGAACAATGTATCATACCAAAATTACCAAAGACTTTTATGTCTTTGGTGCAAATAGAAAACAAAAAAATAAATTTTTGATATGCATGAGAGATATTTTTAAATCTGAAAAAATAAATGCATTCAATTTGTTTTCGATAAAAGGAAATGACAGATTCTTAGGCATGTATTATGGATACAAAGATTTGGAAAAGCCAATAATCATAAATTATAAAAATGATACACTCGGAACCAATCAGTCCATAAAAATGTTTAAAGTTTGTTATGTAGAATTTAGATTTAAACAGGGAAGTGTATTTTGTTATATAAAATGTATGAAAAATTTATTAAAAAAAGAAAAAAAAAATCAAAAATACTGTGAGATTTTGTTTAATCATTTGATAGATCTGGAAAAAAAGGTGTATGAATTTTATGACAAGACATTACCAAAGGGGGGAATTGTAGTAAAGTGGATAGAAAAAAACCAGAAATAA
- a CDS encoding ParA family protein, protein MDRKKPEIITIASIKGGVGKSTSALFFSNILSSEEQKVLLIDSDPQASVTSYFLFQLQDRNVDIEKYNLYEILKQRKYIENCIFSMNDYIDIIPSSLELSSFNSESIPLQDNLLEKRLLSIKLKYDYIIIDTNPSLGHLLNNALIIADYLVIPINSDLWAVESIDLITDAIKKVYREDLVPNFLVTGALERQSIDKEIISELEIRYREKLIGIIPKRDDIKKTIFYRKDFCLDNDYYQAYKKALNNLLKK, encoded by the coding sequence GTGGATAGAAAAAAACCAGAAATAATTACGATTGCAAGTATTAAGGGTGGTGTTGGGAAAAGTACAAGTGCTTTGTTTTTTAGCAATATATTATCATCTGAGGAGCAAAAAGTTTTATTGATTGATAGTGATCCTCAAGCCAGTGTTACTAGTTATTTTTTATTCCAATTGCAAGACCGAAATGTGGATATTGAGAAATATAATCTTTATGAAATTCTTAAGCAGAGAAAATATATAGAAAATTGTATTTTTAGTATGAATGATTATATAGATATAATTCCAAGTTCATTGGAGTTGTCTTCTTTTAATTCGGAAAGTATTCCTTTGCAGGATAATCTATTAGAAAAAAGACTTTTATCAATTAAATTGAAGTATGATTATATAATAATAGACACAAATCCTAGTTTGGGGCATCTTTTAAATAATGCTTTGATTATTGCTGATTACTTGGTTATTCCTATTAATTCTGATTTGTGGGCAGTTGAAAGCATAGATTTAATAACAGATGCTATAAAAAAAGTTTATAGAGAAGATCTTGTGCCTAACTTTTTAGTAACAGGTGCTTTAGAGAGACAGAGTATAGATAAGGAAATAATATCAGAATTAGAAATTCGTTATAGAGAAAAATTGATAGGCATTATTCCTAAGAGGGATGATATAAAGAAAACAATTTTTTATAGAAAAGATTTTTGTTTGGATAATGATTATTATCAAGCATATAAAAAGGCTCTAAATAATCTTTTGAAAAAGTAA
- a CDS encoding chromosome replication/partitioning protein, with translation MGIKNKNKMIIGRRVKVNEDNLFVKLPEDSRKEEYLRLKDRLKSLVVDDIYNKIETAKILSLINEKKLYIFDGYKSFYGFLADFKIAKSQAYKYIKIASGMAQGIIDYDFIINNGIENTIKKLGSKNSIKKSKHNLTKQLCFQFKNQDSYDFYKSDTKFVCFVLDELFINNKEYLENLHKKYKHKLQKGI, from the coding sequence ATGGGTATTAAAAATAAAAATAAGATGATCATAGGGAGAAGAGTTAAAGTAAATGAAGATAATTTGTTTGTAAAATTGCCCGAAGATAGTCGTAAGGAAGAGTATTTGAGATTAAAAGACAGGCTCAAATCTTTAGTTGTAGATGATATTTATAATAAGATAGAGACAGCAAAAATATTAAGTTTGATAAATGAAAAGAAATTGTATATATTTGATGGTTATAAAAGTTTTTATGGATTTTTAGCTGACTTTAAGATAGCTAAGTCTCAAGCATATAAATATATTAAGATAGCATCAGGTATGGCGCAGGGTATTATTGATTATGATTTTATAATCAATAATGGAATTGAAAATACCATAAAAAAATTGGGAAGCAAGAATAGTATAAAAAAATCGAAGCATAATTTGACAAAACAATTGTGTTTTCAGTTTAAAAATCAAGATAGTTATGATTTTTATAAGAGCGACACTAAGTTTGTGTGTTTTGTGTTAGATGAACTTTTTATAAATAATAAAGAATATTTAGAAAATCTTCATAAAAAATATAAACACAAGTTACAAAAAGGAATTTAA
- a CDS encoding BTA121 domain-containing protein surface lipoprotein → MSQEKTLQIIKEKLSEDEKDALNFFESSITELNPDDPDDQKLITHSKEDFYLLVEHIGIDNLQKVLSDIVITLNAKKVAEEAIKNYDSPMKDILIQRLQNIKASYIKYLKNICNTHSVDEIYNNLSVKTDDASQFKSIVNFINYHEIMKQLNEKEKDALAFLEDSVTNPNPDDPDDDNLIAHSKQAFYLLIMETDDINKLQSVLLGIVSALNSKQVAETLLVNYNGPDKDALAQQLKDTKVKYIGYLKRMCDTYFSDEMYSNFSEQIYDELQFKVVADKIKFYNDVIKRLDENERNALMFLEKAIMNFNPDDPDDHKITIQTKEKYMRFILDTNDISKLRIVLSDIVKTLDVKQETEKVLASYDWLNKDALTQKLQDAEVVYMKYLKRIYNSFEETHDRLSGKTDSVSEFKSITDAVRRYSYVYDNVIVKFDENYKEALMFFEKAITNFNPDDPDDHKITIQAKEKYMRFILDTNDIFHLRVVLSIVLTSIVETLDVKQEAEKVLANYDGLNKDILAQKLQDAEIKYMKYVKSTYKRFEGRDDELSGKTDSVSEFKNITDEIRLYGDVYKNVIEKLNENEREALMFLEKAIMNFNSDDPDDHKITIQAKENYIQCIWDTNDISNLKIALSDIVKTLDVKQEIEKVLANYDWIDKDAFTQKLQDAEVVYMKYLKSICNTFEGMYDRLSGKTNNASEFRSIADEIRFYSDVYDKVIRNLNGDEREAIIFLKNSITDSNVGYPGDHFITYSKDDFYRFLLSRNIYEVREIASGIVEALKLKKVAERFVENYNDLLKYDFMEQVRGGEINYMRELKGLCSINYRSWPVSERHLVTFDDMHRFLAERAAIVGKVKFEYVLMHIRSFRDGYHDFIGQFRNEEKVALTFLENAITNPNPDDVDDNKFKVHTKEEFHKFKFRTEIANLKLILSDIVKVLHLKQAAAEAIKKYTEPEKIMFEGILKDENVKYIKHLKRIFNIPYLFRGIADNNLVLETYDTFLLECIVNDMYRYYNIFSKITERLNDRENDALIFLGNAITSYNSDDTDDHNLVIHTKEDFNSCIRKLSIYRLKTVLFQIILTLNAKKAVEQVVANYNELIRDVYTQKFRDEEIKYIKHLRGICGSCDEMYDNLSSNANNSSQFRSVLDTIKSYPTIYSDIIKQLNSGEKTALTFLENAVISPNPDDPDDHNMTLQAKENYIQFILNMSDIDRFKTVLSGIMETLNAKKLVEDVLKNYSQSGKDILVQKLEDARVNYMKHLKSICNVSSSEKEMEDKLLKEANNSSRFRSVLDTVESYAAIYSNIMEQLNSGEKTALIFFENAVTNPNSDDPDDHKLTMRAKEGYNQLILNISDIIKLKKILSGIVATLNVQKKAEETLAKYKIPEGHILAQMLKDIKVRYIKRLKNICNTSSFEKFYASVSSKADNSSELKSILYVIDSYNNIAKQLSEKEKDAFDFLGDSIQTYNLDKLDDRVLTIHLKENYKQFILDVDDVVSLRAALSNVVRTLETKKMLENVIGCYIGIDYDVLKQKFVDAKIKYVNYLKNIFNTFYGLYDNLSRNTDALFQFKSILDTINPYTDVIDSNIMKQLDNNEKNALIILGNSITNPNPFDPDDHKFITHSKENFNRFILEIGIDKFKEILSEILTTLDKIDTSEKAIQQYNGLGKSIFIQRLKNAKMDYLKLLKIDCNTDDFDKMYRNLSRKANNEILFKNIIDDIPNYQKIVDQLDQNERNAFVFLERCIIKFNPDNPNDYSLMVLRTQNFNKFVLAKDIYLLRMILSKIVLTLNVIKKAKETFVNYMSYKGIVRNKFMQRLQDEEAKYIKDVQDSCDSYDEMYHNLLKISGLYRFEKILMVFASLLKTSWEI, encoded by the coding sequence ATGTCACAAGAAAAAACATTACAAATTATAAAAGAAAAATTGAGTGAGGATGAAAAAGATGCCTTAAATTTTTTTGAAAGTTCTATAACAGAACTTAATCCAGATGATCCAGATGATCAGAAGCTTATAACACATTCAAAAGAAGATTTTTATTTGTTAGTAGAGCACATAGGTATTGATAATCTCCAAAAAGTCTTGTCAGATATTGTAATAACACTAAATGCAAAAAAAGTAGCAGAAGAGGCTATAAAAAATTATGACAGCCCAATGAAAGACATACTTATACAAAGATTGCAAAATATAAAAGCGTCGTATATAAAATATTTGAAAAATATTTGTAATACTCATTCTGTTGATGAGATATACAATAATTTATCAGTAAAAACAGACGATGCATCTCAATTTAAAAGTATTGTAAATTTTATTAATTATCATGAAATAATGAAACAATTAAATGAGAAAGAAAAGGATGCTTTAGCTTTCTTGGAAGACTCTGTAACAAATCCTAATCCAGATGACCCAGATGATGATAATCTTATAGCTCATTCTAAACAGGCTTTTTATTTGTTGATAATGGAAACAGATGATATTAATAAACTACAATCAGTTTTATTAGGTATTGTGAGTGCGTTAAATTCAAAACAAGTAGCAGAAACCCTTCTTGTAAATTATAATGGCCCAGACAAAGATGCACTTGCACAACAATTAAAGGATACAAAAGTAAAATACATAGGATATTTAAAAAGGATGTGTGATACTTACTTTTCTGATGAGATGTACAGTAATTTCTCAGAACAAATATATGATGAATTACAATTTAAAGTTGTTGCAGATAAAATAAAATTTTATAATGACGTTATAAAAAGATTGGATGAGAATGAGAGAAATGCTTTAATGTTTCTTGAAAAGGCTATAATGAATTTTAATCCAGATGACCCAGATGATCATAAGATTACAATTCAGACAAAAGAGAAATATATGCGATTTATACTGGACACAAATGATATCAGTAAGTTAAGAATAGTTTTATCGGATATTGTAAAGACTTTAGATGTAAAACAAGAAACAGAAAAGGTTCTTGCAAGTTATGATTGGCTAAACAAAGATGCACTTACACAAAAATTACAAGATGCAGAAGTTGTATATATGAAATATTTAAAAAGGATTTATAATTCTTTTGAGGAAACGCATGATAGATTGTCAGGAAAAACAGACAGTGTATCTGAATTTAAAAGTATTACAGATGCTGTACGTCGTTATAGTTATGTTTATGATAACGTCATAGTGAAATTTGATGAGAATTACAAAGAAGCTTTAATGTTTTTTGAAAAGGCTATAACGAATTTTAATCCAGATGACCCAGATGATCATAAGATTACAATTCAGGCAAAAGAGAAATATATGCGATTTATACTGGACACAAATGATATTTTTCATCTAAGAGTAGTTCTATCAATAGTTCTAACAAGTATTGTAGAGACTTTAGATGTAAAACAAGAAGCAGAAAAGGTTCTTGCAAATTATGATGGACTAAACAAAGATATACTTGCACAGAAGTTACAAGATGCAGAAATTAAATATATGAAATATGTAAAAAGCACTTATAAGCGTTTTGAGGGAAGGGATGATGAATTGTCAGGAAAAACAGACAGTGTATCTGAATTTAAAAATATTACAGATGAGATACGTCTTTATGGTGATGTCTATAAAAACGTTATAGAGAAATTGAATGAGAATGAGAGAGAAGCATTAATGTTTCTTGAAAAAGCTATAATGAATTTTAATTCAGATGACCCAGATGATCATAAGATTACAATTCAGGCAAAAGAGAATTATATTCAATGCATATGGGACACAAATGATATTAGTAATCTGAAAATAGCTCTGTCAGATATTGTAAAGACTTTAGATGTAAAACAAGAAATAGAAAAAGTTCTTGCAAATTATGATTGGATAGACAAAGATGCATTTACACAAAAATTACAAGATGCAGAAGTTGTATATATGAAATATTTAAAAAGCATTTGTAACACTTTTGAGGGGATGTATGATAGATTGTCAGGAAAAACAAACAATGCATCTGAATTTAGAAGTATTGCAGATGAGATACGTTTTTATAGTGATGTCTATGATAAGGTTATAAGAAATTTGAATGGTGACGAGAGAGAGGCTATAATTTTTCTTAAAAATTCTATAACTGATTCTAATGTAGGTTATCCGGGTGATCATTTTATAACTTATTCAAAAGACGATTTTTATCGGTTTTTGTTAAGTAGAAATATTTATGAAGTCAGAGAGATTGCGTCTGGTATTGTGGAAGCATTAAAGTTAAAAAAAGTGGCAGAGAGGTTTGTTGAAAATTACAATGATCTTTTAAAATATGATTTTATGGAACAAGTAAGAGGTGGAGAAATAAATTATATGAGGGAATTAAAAGGACTTTGTAGTATTAATTATCGTAGCTGGCCAGTTTCCGAGAGACATTTAGTCACATTTGACGATATGCATCGTTTTTTGGCAGAACGAGCGGCCATAGTTGGTAAAGTTAAATTTGAATATGTTTTAATGCATATAAGGAGTTTTAGAGATGGTTATCATGATTTTATAGGGCAATTCAGAAATGAAGAGAAAGTCGCTTTAACTTTTCTTGAAAATGCTATAACAAACCCTAATCCAGATGATGTAGATGATAATAAATTTAAAGTTCATACAAAAGAAGAATTTCATAAGTTTAAATTCAGGACAGAGATTGCCAATCTTAAACTAATTTTGTCAGATATTGTAAAAGTATTACATCTTAAGCAAGCAGCAGCAGAGGCTATTAAAAAGTATACTGAACCAGAAAAAATTATGTTTGAAGGGATATTGAAAGATGAAAATGTAAAATATATAAAGCATTTAAAGCGGATTTTTAATATTCCTTATTTGTTTAGGGGTATTGCAGATAATAATTTAGTTTTGGAAACGTATGATACATTTTTATTAGAATGCATTGTGAATGATATGTATCGTTATTATAATATTTTTAGTAAAATTACAGAGCGATTAAATGACCGTGAAAATGATGCTTTGATTTTCCTTGGAAACGCTATCACAAGTTATAATTCAGATGACACAGATGACCATAATCTTGTAATTCATACAAAAGAAGACTTTAATAGTTGCATACGGAAATTAAGTATTTATAGGCTTAAAACAGTTTTATTTCAGATTATATTAACATTAAATGCAAAAAAAGCAGTTGAGCAAGTTGTTGCAAATTATAATGAGTTAATAAGAGATGTATATACACAAAAATTCAGAGATGAAGAGATAAAATATATAAAGCATTTAAGAGGTATTTGTGGTTCTTGTGATGAAATGTACGACAATTTATCAAGTAATGCAAATAACTCATCCCAATTTAGAAGTGTTTTGGATACCATCAAATCTTATCCTACTATTTATAGTGATATTATAAAACAATTAAATAGTGGAGAAAAAACCGCTTTAACTTTTCTTGAAAATGCTGTAATAAGCCCTAATCCAGATGATCCAGATGATCATAATATGACACTTCAAGCAAAAGAGAACTATATTCAATTTATACTAAACATGAGTGATATTGATAGATTTAAAACAGTTTTATCAGGTATTATGGAGACATTAAATGCAAAAAAATTAGTAGAGGACGTTCTTAAGAATTACTCTCAATCAGGAAAAGATATCCTTGTGCAAAAATTAGAAGATGCAAGAGTAAACTACATGAAACATTTAAAAAGTATTTGTAATGTTTCTTCTAGTGAGAAGGAAATGGAGGATAAATTATTAAAAGAAGCAAATAATTCATCCCGATTTAGAAGTGTTTTGGATACCGTCGAATCTTATGCTGCTATTTATAGTAATATTATGGAACAATTAAATAGTGGAGAAAAAACAGCTTTAATTTTTTTTGAAAATGCTGTAACAAACCCTAATTCAGATGATCCAGATGACCATAAGCTTACAATGCGTGCAAAAGAAGGCTATAATCAGCTTATTTTAAACATTTCTGATATTATTAAGCTTAAAAAAATTCTATCAGGTATTGTGGCGACATTAAATGTACAGAAAAAAGCAGAAGAGACTCTTGCAAAGTATAAAATACCAGAAGGACATATTCTTGCACAAATGTTAAAAGATATAAAAGTAAGATATATAAAGCGCTTAAAAAATATTTGTAATACTTCTTCTTTTGAGAAATTTTACGCCAGTGTGTCAAGTAAGGCAGATAACTCATCTGAACTTAAAAGTATTTTGTATGTCATAGACTCTTATAACAATATTGCAAAACAATTAAGTGAAAAAGAAAAGGATGCTTTTGATTTTCTTGGAGATTCTATACAAACATACAACTTAGATAAGCTAGACGATCGTGTACTGACAATTCATTTAAAAGAAAATTATAAGCAGTTTATATTGGATGTTGATGATGTTGTTAGCTTGAGAGCAGCTCTATCAAATGTTGTAAGAACATTAGAAACAAAAAAAATGTTAGAAAATGTTATTGGGTGTTATATTGGTATAGACTATGATGTGCTTAAGCAAAAATTTGTAGATGCAAAAATAAAATATGTTAATTATTTAAAAAATATTTTTAATACATTTTATGGATTATACGATAATTTATCACGTAACACAGACGCTCTATTTCAATTTAAAAGTATTTTGGATACCATCAACCCTTATACTGATGTTATTGATAGTAATATTATGAAACAATTAGATAATAATGAAAAAAATGCTTTAATTATTCTTGGAAATTCTATAACAAATCCTAATCCATTTGATCCAGATGATCATAAATTTATAACTCATTCGAAAGAAAATTTTAATCGATTCATACTAGAAATAGGTATTGATAAATTTAAGGAAATTTTATCTGAAATTTTGACAACACTAGATAAGATAGATACGTCAGAAAAGGCTATTCAACAGTATAATGGTTTAGGGAAGAGTATATTTATCCAAAGGCTCAAAAATGCAAAAATGGACTATTTAAAGCTTTTAAAAATAGATTGTAATACTGATGATTTTGATAAGATGTACAGGAATTTGTCAAGAAAAGCAAACAACGAAATTCTATTTAAAAATATTATAGATGATATACCAAACTATCAAAAAATTGTGGACCAACTTGATCAAAATGAAAGGAATGCTTTTGTGTTCCTTGAAAGATGTATAATAAAGTTTAATCCAGACAATCCAAATGATTATTCATTGATGGTTTTAAGGACACAAAATTTTAATAAATTCGTATTAGCTAAAGATATTTATTTATTACGAATGATCCTATCAAAGATTGTATTAACATTAAATGTCATAAAAAAGGCAAAAGAGACTTTTGTGAATTATATGAGTTATAAGGGAATAGTAAGAAATAAATTCATGCAGAGATTACAAGATGAAGAGGCAAAGTATATAAAGGATGTACAAGATAGTTGTGACAGCTATGATGAGATGTATCATAATTTGTTGAAAATATCAGGTTTGTATCGATTTGAAAAAATTCTAATGGTTTTTGCTAGCCTATTGAAAACGAGTTGGGAAATTTAA
- a CDS encoding variable large family protein: protein MKEKKGIGNIEECISEYREKGREKGSKRIVKGLMIVMMMVVMGCNSGGVAGGEGTSGGEGSGAMMEVGRSAEGVFYKFIELVTDSLGLNITTGTPRDKVSRYFTELAKKIEQTIESLRGIEEQIKSSGDKHKSESVGKSNQEIEDAKNTLITLKGHIESLKDIGDANKVVEVQASQSGVTVNQAKLEVIYDALKGIVTVAVAEGIEEPKKSAVKVINTSLGGTNPENGAKVLTAGANAGGDAGLEAAAIVSAVSGKEILAAIVGSSKADATGTISSDVDGNTSALKFARGGSTASQLAKTSALAGAVSGGIALRSLVKDGKLASHSGNDSKGVEVAGVSATNKLLGAVDDVVREIVKKVFDKIKQKLGSSRNPKLTV, encoded by the coding sequence ATGAAAGAGAAGAAAGGAATAGGAAATATAGAAGAGTGTATAAGCGAGTATAGAGAGAAGGGAAGAGAGAAGGGAAGTAAAAGAATAGTAAAGGGATTGATGATTGTGATGATGATGGTGGTGATGGGATGTAATAGTGGAGGAGTTGCGGGAGGAGAGGGAACTTCAGGAGGAGAAGGGAGTGGAGCAATGATGGAAGTAGGAAGGAGTGCAGAGGGAGTATTTTATAAGTTTATAGAGTTGGTGACAGATTCTTTGGGTTTAAATATAACTACAGGTACACCTAGAGATAAAGTATCAAGATATTTTACAGAATTGGCAAAAAAAATAGAACAAACTATAGAATCATTACGAGGAATTGAAGAGCAGATTAAATCATCAGGAGATAAACACAAATCAGAGTCAGTTGGAAAATCAAATCAAGAGATTGAAGACGCTAAGAATACATTGATAACATTGAAGGGACATATAGAATCTTTAAAGGATATAGGTGATGCTAACAAGGTAGTGGAGGTGCAAGCCAGTCAAAGTGGAGTAACAGTAAATCAGGCTAAATTAGAAGTGATATATGATGCATTGAAAGGAATAGTAACTGTAGCTGTTGCAGAGGGTATTGAAGAACCAAAAAAAAGTGCGGTAAAAGTTATAAACACATCATTAGGAGGAACCAATCCAGAAAATGGAGCCAAGGTCTTAACAGCAGGTGCTAATGCAGGAGGAGATGCGGGATTGGAAGCAGCAGCAATAGTATCAGCGGTGAGTGGCAAGGAAATATTGGCTGCGATTGTTGGATCTTCAAAGGCAGATGCAACTGGAACAATATCATCAGATGTAGATGGCAATACAAGTGCATTAAAGTTTGCAAGGGGAGGATCTACTGCATCTCAGTTAGCAAAAACTTCAGCATTAGCAGGTGCTGTGAGTGGAGGAATAGCATTACGCTCTCTAGTTAAAGATGGTAAATTGGCTTCGCATTCTGGTAATGATAGCAAAGGAGTAGAGGTTGCGGGAGTAAGTGCAACAAATAAACTGTTAGGTGCAGTAGATGATGTGGTTAGAGAGATAGTGAAAAAAGTATTTGATAAAATAAAGCAAAAATTAGGTAGTTCAAGAAATCCAAAATTAACAGTGTAA